From the genome of Sphingobium sp. JS3065, one region includes:
- a CDS encoding SDR family NAD(P)-dependent oxidoreductase, whose product MAEQLEEFSKGAALVYGGSGGIGAEICRSLAASGSNVVLTYFSKSTAADEVVKEIEAMGRKAVAVQVNVEDPVAVKKAVDAALENFGEIHSVVYASGPPLEFLYINQISGAEWSRVINADVNGCFNVVEATLPHLRARGKGNYVGIITAAVDRAPPRDILSAAPKAAIQMLLRGVAREEGRNGIRANMVGPGYIEAGLGLATVHDHTKDFVERMMRAIPLKRPGRASDIADVTLFLLSDKSSYVTGVSIPVAGGLQLS is encoded by the coding sequence ATGGCCGAGCAGCTGGAGGAATTTTCGAAAGGCGCCGCCCTGGTATATGGTGGTTCGGGCGGCATCGGCGCGGAGATTTGCCGATCGCTGGCCGCCTCCGGCTCCAATGTCGTTCTAACCTATTTCTCCAAGTCGACCGCCGCCGACGAAGTTGTGAAGGAAATCGAAGCGATGGGCCGCAAGGCCGTGGCTGTGCAGGTCAATGTAGAGGATCCGGTGGCGGTCAAGAAGGCCGTGGACGCGGCGCTGGAGAATTTCGGCGAGATCCATTCGGTCGTCTATGCGTCCGGCCCGCCGCTCGAATTTCTCTATATCAACCAGATTTCGGGCGCGGAATGGTCGCGCGTGATCAACGCCGACGTCAATGGCTGCTTCAACGTTGTGGAGGCGACGCTTCCCCATCTGCGTGCGCGCGGCAAGGGGAATTATGTCGGCATCATCACCGCCGCCGTCGATCGCGCGCCGCCGCGTGACATATTGTCGGCGGCCCCCAAGGCCGCGATCCAGATGCTGTTGCGCGGCGTCGCCCGAGAAGAGGGCCGTAACGGCATCCGCGCCAACATGGTCGGCCCCGGTTATATCGAAGCGGGACTGGGCCTCGCCACCGTTCATGATCATACTAAGGATTTTGTCGAGAGGATGATGCGCGCCATTCCGCTCAAGCGACCCGGTCGCGCGTCCGACATCGCCGACGTCACTTTATTCCTGCTGTCCGACAAGTCGAGCTATGTGACCGGCGTGTCCATCCCCGTCGCGGGCGGTCTGCAACTGTCCTGA
- a CDS encoding enoyl-CoA hydratase/isomerase family protein, whose translation MSHTSCFQLVREGGGAILRIALDRPAQRNAMSRAMVDAMLALLDTEGAGDEARVIIVHGLGRGFYAGSDLGELAEMRRMERAAFEADCGTLSCRLNDYPVPVIAAVHGFAIGGGLTLAAACDMVISTADATWSLPEVPIGLFPAWGLGAVDDRIGLARARRLALGMDRLTGTQAADWGLVDEIASEPLAHASALAASIIALPAAQLAQAKAHYRRADRWTVKDQAANARFLNATESAEAQASFLRFGKG comes from the coding sequence ATGAGCCACACCTCTTGTTTCCAGCTAGTCCGCGAAGGCGGCGGTGCGATCCTGCGCATCGCGCTGGACAGGCCGGCCCAGCGCAACGCCATGTCGCGCGCGATGGTCGACGCCATGCTTGCGCTGCTGGATACGGAAGGCGCGGGTGATGAGGCCCGCGTCATCATCGTGCACGGCCTTGGACGCGGCTTTTACGCGGGCAGCGACCTAGGTGAGCTGGCTGAAATGCGTCGGATGGAGCGCGCCGCGTTCGAGGCGGATTGCGGCACACTCTCTTGCAGGCTCAATGACTATCCCGTCCCGGTAATCGCCGCGGTGCACGGCTTTGCGATCGGGGGCGGCCTGACCCTGGCCGCCGCGTGCGATATGGTGATATCTACGGCTGACGCGACATGGAGTTTGCCCGAAGTGCCGATTGGCCTGTTTCCCGCGTGGGGGCTGGGCGCGGTGGACGATCGGATCGGACTGGCTCGCGCGCGCCGGCTCGCCTTGGGAATGGATCGGCTGACGGGGACGCAGGCGGCAGACTGGGGACTGGTGGACGAGATCGCTTCGGAGCCGCTGGCGCATGCATCGGCTCTGGCCGCCAGCATCATCGCTCTACCGGCAGCGCAGTTGGCGCAGGCCAAGGCCCATTATCGCCGCGCCGATCGCTGGACGGTCAAGGATCAAGCCGCTAACGCTCGCTTTCTTAACGCGACGGAAAGCGCCGAAGCCCAGGCTAGCTTCCTCCGCTTCGGCAAGGGCTGA